The Blastopirellula sediminis sequence GCGCAGGTGATGTACAACCGATCCAGATTCTCTCCGCCGAAGCAGCAAGAGGTGACGTTAGAGCAGGGGAGCTCCACCTTCGCGAGCAGCTCGCCGCTATTCGGATTCCAGCGGCTCACGCCGCCGCCGCTCCACTGGGCGACCCAGAGCATCCCTTCGCTGTCGATCGTCATGCCGTCCGGTTTTCCCATGTCGTGCGGCAGGTCGAACGCTTTCCGGCGATTGCTGAGCGCGGCAGTGGCGACGTCGTAATCGAAGGCGTCGATCTTGCGCGTGGCGGTGTCGATGTAGTAGAAGGTCTTCTCGTCCATCGACCAGGCGAGCCCGTTCGAGTTGACGACCTTCTCGACCACACGTTGCGGCTGCAGCGATTCGTCGAAGAGGTAGAGACTCGACTCTTCGATCCGCTTGTCGGAAATGGTGCCGCCGAAGAGGCGCCCACGGGGATCGCATTTGCCGTCGTTGAAACGCGTCGTCGGAATATCGCTTTCCGGATCGACGACCGGCGTGACCACGCCGCTCTCGACGTTCAAGCGCACGATTCCCTTGCGCGTCCCCGCGATCACATCACCGGAGGTGGTTGGAATGGCGAACCCGACCTGGCAGCCGACCGACCATGATTCATTTTTTTCGCTGACCGGATCCCAGCGGTTGATGAGATAGCGTTCGATGTCGACCCACCACAACTTGCCTAAATCGGCGTCCCAGACGGGCCCTTCGGCCAAAATCGCCTTGCCGTCGAACGCACATTTTGCCTGGATGGTCTGCATCGGGTCTTCTCCTTCCGGCGACTCGCCCCTTGGGGAGCCGGTGAACTTGGCGTATTCTGGTTTCTCTTGCGAGCCCCACACTAGCCCGCAGCGCATGCGAGGGAATGGGGACGCAAGTGAATGACGAATGTCGAAGCTCGAATGACGAAGTCTTTTCCCATTCGAC is a genomic window containing:
- a CDS encoding SMP-30/gluconolactonase/LRE family protein is translated as MQTIQAKCAFDGKAILAEGPVWDADLGKLWWVDIERYLINRWDPVSEKNESWSVGCQVGFAIPTTSGDVIAGTRKGIVRLNVESGVVTPVVDPESDIPTTRFNDGKCDPRGRLFGGTISDKRIEESSLYLFDESLQPQRVVEKVVNSNGLAWSMDEKTFYYIDTATRKIDAFDYDVATAALSNRRKAFDLPHDMGKPDGMTIDSEGMLWVAQWSGGGVSRWNPNSGELLAKVELPCSNVTSCCFGGENLDRLYITCARQGLTPEQVAEQPLAGGIFVADVGVTGKAGVKFAY